From the Planctomycetota bacterium genome, the window CCGGCGAAGTGCTCGACCTTGTCACCAAAAAGCTTTTGGCCGACCCAGGCCTCGACGTCGCCAATGATGCTGAGATCAAGGACAAGCTCGTCGCTGCGGGTCAGTCCACCGGCGAGAACGTCCAGATCACTCGCACGGCGGTGGTCGAAGGCAGCAACGTCGGCAACTACCAGTACAGCGTCACCAACAAGGTCGCCGCCCTGATCGCACTCGATGGCGGTGATGACGAGGTCGTCCGTGACCTTGGTTTGCACCTGGTTGCCAACCCGACCGTGGCGTTGGGCGCGACCAAGGACGATCTCCCGGCCGACATGGTCGCCAAGGAGCGCGAGCTCGCCGTCGAAGCCGCCAAGGCCACCGGCAAACCCGCCGACATTGCCGAGAAAATCGCCGAAGGCAAGATGCAGGCGTTCTACAAAGAGCGTGCCTTGATCGATCAACCGTTCATCAACCCTGACAAGTTCAAGGGCAGCATCGGCGAAATGCTCAAGCAAAAGGGCGCGACGCTCGTTGATTTCAAGCGTCTCTCCGTCGGCGAGTGACGATGAAATGAGTCGTCTGTGGATGTAACGAAGCCGCCCGTGGTGCGACATGGATCGCATCACGGGCGGCTTCTTTTTCAGTAAGTACTCACCCCGCCGCGTGGCGCATTGCGCCAGTGGCGGCTTCCTTTTCGAGGGTGTCGATTTTCGTGATGCGACGCAGATGCCGACCCTCGCCCCAGGCGGTTTCCAGGAAGGTCTGGATCACGGAAAACAGCGTTTGTTCGCTGATCAGGTCGCAGCCGATGCAAAGAACGTTGGCGTGATTGTGCTCGCGGCCGATGCGGGCGGTGACCTCGTCGTGAGCACAGGCGGCGCGGCAGCCTGGGACTTTGTTGGCGACGATCGACATACCGATGCCACACCCGTCGAGCAGAATCGCGGCGTCCCATTTCCCCCCGACCACGCCCCGTGCGGCCGGCGCGGCGAAGTCGGGATAATCACAGCCGGCGGTGCCGTCGCATCCCAGATCGTCCACCGTGTGCCCGCTGTCGCGCAGCATCGCACTGACCAGTTGTTTCGCATGGAACCCGCGATGGTCACAAGCGACCACCAGGCGCAGTGGGGAGGGACTTTCGTTCATTACTCGTTCCTTCCGTTCGGAGTGGTGCCGCCGTTCTTCATGTCGCGGAGCACGGTGTCGTTCAGTCGATCAAGAATCAGTTCACGCATCCGCAGGGCCAGCGTCCGATAGTGAGCTTCGTTTGATCCGATCGGGTCTTCGATATCGCCGTCCGGGTCGAGGGTGAGAACTTTGTCGGCCGACGCCGGGACGAGGCCGATGACCTGCTCGGCGTGGCTGCGGCCCATGGTAATGACAACGTCCGCTTCATGAACCAGTTCCACGCTCAACGGCCGGCTGCGGTGGCGGGTGAGATCGCCGCCCATGTCGGCCACGGCAACCACCGCAGCGGGCGTTGCCGGAACGCCGTGCATCGCGAAAGTGCCCGCACTTCCCACGGAAAAGCCGGCCGTTCCGATCCGGTCCGGTTCCAGTTGCAGCACATCGGCGATGGCACGTCGCGCCAACGCTTCGGCCATCGGACTGCGACAGGTGTTGCCGCTACACACGAAAAGCACGTTGGTCATGAGCGCCCGGTCGATGATGCGTCGGTCGTAGACACCGGGACGGACGATTTCGTAGCCGTCGCCGATGATGCGGATGGTCGTGCTGGACTTGGTGAATCGGGTCGGCCCCGCGTCGAACGCATAGGCCACGTCGCCGCCGAGCTGTTCGAGGTCCTTTTCGCCCGGCACTTCGTAGTACGGACCGCCCGGCGGCAGCCCTATCGCGCAGGGACCTCCGGCCGATGCCAGCAGCT encodes:
- the tsf gene encoding translation elongation factor Ts, translated to MAVTAKDVAELRKRTGLGMMECKKLLTGVDGDLEKAVEEARKMGVKTKVASREAGEGRVASASEGNRAVAAELKCNTDFTAKSDVAGEVLDLVTKKLLADPGLDVANDAEIKDKLVAAGQSTGENVQITRTAVVEGSNVGNYQYSVTNKVAALIALDGGDDEVVRDLGLHLVANPTVALGATKDDLPADMVAKERELAVEAAKATGKPADIAEKIAEGKMQAFYKERALIDQPFINPDKFKGSIGEMLKQKGATLVDFKRLSVGE
- a CDS encoding RpiB/LacA/LacB family sugar-phosphate isomerase gives rise to the protein MNESPSPLRLVVACDHRGFHAKQLVSAMLRDSGHTVDDLGCDGTAGCDYPDFAAPAARGVVGGKWDAAILLDGCGIGMSIVANKVPGCRAACAHDEVTARIGREHNHANVLCIGCDLISEQTLFSVIQTFLETAWGEGRHLRRITKIDTLEKEAATGAMRHAAG
- a CDS encoding Sua5/YciO/YrdC/YwlC family protein; this encodes MAQLVDVFGTADLAGALASAVEALDGGRGVLLPTETLYGVAARIDEDSGADLLRRLRRKPENPFTPHLPDAAHAGRFLGDVSDVGRRAMRKLWPGPVSIIFDVESERRTEVAQGIGVSESDIYNRAGQVTLRCPDNLLAIELLASAGGPCAIGLPPGGPYYEVPGEKDLEQLGGDVAYAFDAGPTRFTKSSTTIRIIGDGYEIVRPGVYDRRIIDRALMTNVLFVCSGNTCRSPMAEALARRAIADVLQLEPDRIGTAGFSVGSAGTFAMHGVPATPAAVVAVADMGGDLTRHRSRPLSVELVHEADVVITMGRSHAEQVIGLVPASADKVLTLDPDGDIEDPIGSNEAHYRTLALRMRELILDRLNDTVLRDMKNGGTTPNGRNE